Below is a window of Xylanibacillus composti DNA.
AATGCAAGATATAATTTATCACGATCTTAAAAACAAGTCAAGGGGTGTCCACACTTTCCAACTTCAATTTCCCCCTGCACTTGCCGCACACGTATCGGGAAACATCTACCTTCCGTTTCCGCAAATAATGCATGCCGCAAGACTGGCATGTCAGCTTGTACCGATACGGCATAACGGTCCGATTACTATCGGCGACAGGCTTGCAATACCGGCTGCCGCCTACGCGGGCCAGCCAGTATTTGAAATCGGCATCGCGGTGCCGGTATCCCCGGTTCGTTAAATGCAAATGATAATGGCATAGCTCGTGCTTGATGATCTTCTCCACCTCATCGGCTCCGT
It encodes the following:
- a CDS encoding SprT family protein, whose amino-acid sequence is MTDQELQKWVEAISLASFGRPFRHRASFNRRLRATGGRYFTGSHNIEISWLQWEKHGADEVEKIIKHELCHYHLHLTNRGYRHRDADFKYWLARVGGSRYCKPVADSNRTVMPYRYKLTCQSCGMHYLRKRKVDVSRYVCGKCRGKLKLESVDTP